The genomic window CTGTGAAGCTCCTCGGCATCGGGTAGCTCTGCAACGGACGTCGCATCACCACTGTCCGTGACATAGGTGGTCGCCTGCGCATCGCCATGCATCGTCGATGGGCCTGTCGCAGTCGGCAAGTACATGCTGATGGCGAGCTCCTGCAAGGGAGCAACGTTCATCGCTAACGGATCGCTCAATACGCTTTCACCTTTGGCCAGCGTCACGGTCGACTGGCCGTGGAAGGTCAGTGCATGATCGGTACCGGGCTGGATCGCTGATCCGCTTGCATGCAAGGCCACGTGTACCGGTCCGATGACGGTGGGCCCGGTGCCGTCGAGATTGGAGAGACGCACCCGCAATGCGGAACCGCCGATGCTGGTGCGTATCACTTGGCGCACGGTCTGCGTTTTCAGCTTTGGGCCGGCACTATCCGGCACCGCGCCCCAGGTATCAACCCATTGCCCGCCATCGGTCGATGCGGCCCATGTCACCGCGGCAATCGAACTGCATAACAGGCCGATTGCGGCCCGCTTCATCATCGCACTGCGCATGTATTCACCCCAGCCAAGGCCTACGTTGAAACGGCAGCACGATCTTCCAGCGGAAGTGTGCGGTAAACCGCAATCTAGCCGTGTGTCATCGCGTGGCAAATAGGCCGATCGTCACAATCGCCTTGGTGTGCATGCGTCATGCGTGCCCGATCATCCGCGGAAAAACAGATACACCGCGCTATAAGGCACACGCACTTCGTTGCCTGCGTGACTGGCATCGCAACCCGATGAAGGCGCCACACCGCCTTCGGTACGCGTACGAACGATGTACTGCACTGTCGCCATCGTGCCGCTTCCGCTGTGCGATTTGGCGTGCAGCACCAGCCACGCCACTGCGCCTGCATCCGGCGAAGGCGATACGTTCAAGGGCTCACCAACGACGGTGCTGCCATCGTTGGCCTGCCAGCTTGGCCCGGCGAAATGCTTGCCGATCACCTGTCCTTTAGCATCCAGCAGACTGGCATCCGGTGCCTTCAGGCTCCACGCATAGGCGCCGTTTATCGTCTTGCAGGTATAGATCTGCACACCCTTGCCGAAGGCTTCGATGGCCGGAGATTTGGCCGGTGCTCCCTGGGCATGCACGGCACCTGCCAGAGTGGCCAATAGCATGGCAAAACACGTTAATGATTTTTGCACGGCAAATCCCCTTTGATGGTATGCGCAAGCATGGTGCGTGATCCGACGCAGGCTATCTTATCGGCCAAATATGAAATTTGACGTGTCGCCTCATTTCGAACTGATCGCCTGGATAGCGGCCGGCTGACCGAACTTGGTCGCCAGCCAATCGAACAAAGTGGCATGCCACAGGCTGGAAGCGCCGATCTGGCAGTGCTCGCTGCCGCCCGAGATACGATCGAAAACAACGCTGGTCACGCTGCGCGCGCCGGTCAAGCTCTTCTGGAACGCATCCGCCTGCCCTGCTGGCACGAAGTGATCGTCCGCGCCAGAAAGAATCAGCACATCCGCCTTGATGCGCGATGCGACCGGCGCCAACGTATAAGCCTTGAACGCGTCCAGCACCTCGAACGGTCCTTTCGCACCAAATACCCACATGCCGTTCTGCACTGACCATAGAGCACCCGGATCGCTTGGCCCTTGCTTGGCCAGCATATTCAGCACGCTGTTGTAACCGTGTTTGCGCAGCCAGAAGACAAACGGTGGGACATTGCGCGAAGCAATCGCGCCACCATCGAAAAACACGTCATAGGCCACCACGCCGCTGATGCGCGGATCGAATGCCGCCGCACGCGGCGCGAGATAACCGCCCATGCTTTCGCCAATCAGCACGATGTTGCCGGAGGTAGGATGCGATGCAAGGAAGGTATCGAGCACGGCACCGTTCGGCTTCTCCCATTGCGGCGTAAAGGTGAGCCCCTGCTCGCGAAGCACCGAACCCTGGCCCGGCCCTTCATACGTCAGCACGGGATAACCACGTTGCAACGCTGCGGCGACGATATGGAAATACATTTCTTCCATGGTGCCATCGTAGCCGCCGACAACAACCAGCAGCGGCTTGCTCTCCGAACCGGCCGCCCCCGGGTAATAGACGGCGTTCAAGTGATACGTGCCGTAAGGCACCTTGATGCGTTCGTACTTGACACCGAGTACGTCAAGCCCCTGATAAAACGCGTCGACATTTTTCTTCCATGCTTCAGGTCGCCGCGCATCATTGGGCGGCAGGAAGAATTCTGCCGAGCGGTAGTAGTTGTGGGCACGCAGCAGGGCATGGCCTTTGGACGTCGGATCGGCGGTTCGATGCGCAAGTGCCATCGCGCGATCACCCGCTGCCATCCATCTGTCATACCAGCCTTGCGCATCGCCGGCTTTGAGCCCGGCAACCGCCTGCCCCACTTCGCCGGCATCGCCACCGACAATGGCAATGTCATTCAAGGCACGCGAGGTCTCGAAGTTGTACGTCTGATCCGTAAAGTAACGAGGATTGCCAAGATCCTCGGGCGGCCGATCCAGAAAATGCCAGATAAAGGCAGCGATGATCAGAATGATCGCGACAGCGAAAAAGCGATTGCGCATGGTTCCACCTGCTCGGTTTATGCGGATGTCATGCGGGCGTTGCTCCAGCCCGCATCATACGGGCTGATTGTGGGATTTGCTGGCGCGCCAGCCAGTGACAGCTGTCAATCACTTGTTATGCATTCTGCAACCGATGCGCTGATGCAAAGCAGGATTCGCGCTTAATGAACCGATCCCCATACGGCTTCGCGCCTTGAATAAAACTCCACACAATTTGTCATAGACTCTGCCCACGGCGATCGGTAGCGGTGAGCCAGATGAAGTAGTCGCTGCCGGCCATCGCCGCGTGGATTTTCACTTTCGCAGGCACGCGACGCTGGCCCGGTGCATGCGGCAAACGCTCCATATTTGAGGAGGGTAAGTTGATGACTCGCGCCTCTCGCACCCCGGTTCTTCGGCAATTGGCCGCTCTGGCGATCGCCCTGGCCATGATTGCGCCTTCGATGCCGGTACAGGCTCAGTATTACCGCCGCCCGGGTCCGGGCTGGCATCGCCCACCGCCGCCCCCGCCGCCCCGCTGGGATCGCCGCCACGGCGGTGGTGGTGGTGGCGCTGGCGTAGCCATCGCTGCAGGCCTGCTTGGCGTCGTGGCGGGTGCCGCGATCGCCAATTCCGCTGCCAGCGCGGCAGCGCCGCCTCCGGGCGTGGTGTATCAGTACTCGGCGCCGCCTCCGCCCCCGCCGCCGGGCGTGGTCTATTCCCCGGGATATTGAGCATCCCTGCGTGTCCAGCTACTTCGCGCCCTTGTCGGGCCGTCCTCAGCTTGTACTCATGAACCGGAGCTTCCCATCATGAAAAATCTCATTCGCAAGGCTGCCTTACCTATCGCGCTGTCGCTTGCCCTGCTCGCTGGCACTGCCGCAGCGCAGAGCACCGCGCCCGCTTCCTCCTCGTCTTCCGCCACCGCACCCGCCGCAAAGAAGTCGCATATGCAGCGGCGCATGGATGAAGTGGAACAGCAAATCGACGATCTGCACTCCGAGCTGAACATCACCGACGCCGAGTCGTCCCAGTGGGACGCTTACGCCCAAGTGATGCGTGACAACGCGCAACGCACCGGTCAGGCGCTAAAGGATCGCCACCAGAAAATGGAAAGCATGAATGCCGATGACTCCATGAAGTCCTACGCGCAGCTCGCACAGCTCAATGCGGACAACATGCAGAAACTCTCATCCGCCTTCAGCGCGCTATACACCGTGCTTTCGCCCGAACAGAAACAGACAGCCGACGAACTGTTCAAGAATCGTCCGCCACGTGCGCGTGGTGGCGGCCATGGGACGAAGGGGGGCCAGCCGGCCAGCGCATCGTCGTCGGCTTCGTCATCCGGCACCTGAGCGGTACGTTTTAAAAATATACGAAAGGCCAGAGGTTTCCATGCCTCTGGCCTTTTGCTTGTTTGCTTACCGCAAGAGGCGGCTTGTTCAACGCCGAATCAAGACGCAAGCCCTGTTAATCACGGGTCAGCACAGGGCACAATCCACGCAGGTAATGATGGAGGGTGACCATGGCGACCGAAGGCAACGTCGTGCTTGCCGATGGCAGGAACATGACCTTTGCCCAGTACGGTTCGCCTGATGGCCACCCCGTACTCTATTTCCATGGCACTCCATCATCACGGCTGGAGCCGCTGCTGATCGGCGACGATACGTTCGTGCGGCTGGGGCTACGCATCATCGCGCCAGACCGTCCCGGCATGGGCCGCTCCAGTTTCCAGCCGCATCGCAGCTTTACTCACTGGCCGGTCGATGCGATCGCGTTGGCTGATGCATTGGGCCTGGGCAAGTTCTCCGTGCTGGGCAATTCCGGCGGTGGCGTCTATGCCGCGGCATGCGCTGCGCGCATCCCCGAGCGCCTGCACAGCGCCGTCATCGTGTCAGGCGCATGGCGCATGGACCAATCCCAGGTCCTTGCCCACCTACACTTCATGACGCGCCTCGCATGGCGCCTGGCCAAGCATGCACCGATGCTGCTGGGGCTACTGCTGCGAAGCATGGCGGCCAGCGCTGGCAAGGATCTGACGCAGATGAAAAGTATCCTGCCCCAACCCGATTACGACGCTTTCGAATACCCGGGACGCTACGAAGCTTTTGGCTACATGTTTCGCGAAGCGCTGCGCCAGGGAACACGGGGAGCTGCATGGGATATGCGCCTGTACGTGCACCCACTCGGCGTCCGCCTGCAGGATATCCAGATGCCGTTGCATGTGTTCCATGGCGAGAAGGACGCCAACGTCCCGATGGCACTGGTACGCGAAACACTCATCGCGATACCGACGGCCAAACTCACCACCTACCCGCATGAGGCGCATCTTTCGACCCTGTGCAACCGGTTTGACGACATCGCCCAGGCATTGCTTGAAGGCTGAGCAAGGCTGCCACGCCAGCTATCGGTACCACCCTCTATCCAGGCGCCAAACACCGGAATAAGCTGGAGCCGCCCGGTTCCCCATCACCTGCCGGGCAACGACATCGACATCAACACGCTCGTCCGGGAGGAAGAACTATGGCTTTCTCTGCAGGTGCATCTCGTGACGTCATGGTCAACATCAACGTCACACCGCTCGTCGACGTATTGCTGGTACTGCTGATCATTTTCATGATCACTTCGCCCATCGTGATGCACAAGGCAGCGATGGATCTTCCACAAGCCTCGCAGAAATCCGCGCCGGATCCTACTAAGCCCATCCATCTGGCCATTCATTCGGATGGCCAGATGTATTGGAATGATGCGCTGATCACCGAACGACAACTGGACACCCAACTTGGCATCATGTCTGCACAGGCTACGCAACCTGCCCTGCAGATAGATGCTTCCGACGATGTGGCCTATGACACAGTCGCCCGCGTGCTGTCCAAAGCCAAAGCGCATGGTGTCTCCCGTATCGACATGCTGGGTACGCGTTAAGCTGGTCAAATGACTGGAGCGCCCCGCATGGGGCGCTCTTTTATCTGCCAGACCTGCGAACGATCAGCCGATGAACAGGCTTTCCTGACGACAGGTTGATCTCTTCCTTGTCGTACAGCATGTCGTTGCCCACACAAGCGTCGCGCACCAGCGACGGATTGAACGAGGCATACAACCGTTGATGCTTGTCGCGCTGCGACGCGCCTTCGGTGACTCGCCAGCTTAGGTAAAGGATGCCACCGGGTTCAAGGATACCGAGCAGGCGCTGCACCGCCGGCGCAATCTGGTCGGGTTCCAGATGCATGATGACGGTCTCGCACAGCACATTGCGAAAGTGCGCCGGTGGCACGCCATCCAGCTCCGGCAATACTGCCCGCACGAAGCGCAACTGCGGATGGCGAGCCCGTGCTTGCACCAGCAACCCTTCCGATGCGTCGTAACCAATAGTCTCAAAGCCATGAGAGTGCAACCAGGCTGCATCCCGGCCAGAGCCACAACCGATATCAGCTGTGAGACCTGGCGAAAAATAGCGAGTCAGCCACGCATACATATCCTCGGGCGGTGGCTGCCGCTCCCACTCGTCCGCAAAACCGCCTGATTCGTTGTCGTAGGCGCGAAGCGTCTCTTTGTCCATAAACACTCCACGTGACGTGCGGATCGAAGCGGGGGCTAAAGACTAGCGTCTGAGCCCACTACAAGCCAATGCCCGCAAATGGCCACCTCTCGCCCCATGCGCTGGCCCAATCCAAGCTCCTATAATCACGCCATGCCTACGTCGCTCAACTCGCCTACCCCTTCGCTGTTCGACGCCGTACAACGTGACGGCTTCTGCTTCGTCACTGCAGACACCATGCAGCCACTGCTGCAATCTGCCGGTGGTTTGTCCGACTGGACACACTTTGCGGAAAGTTGGAACCGGCTTGGGCCCGATCCGTATCTTGCCGCAAAAGGTCGCTTCCGCCGTAGGCGGCACGCCACGTTCACCGCACGCGCGAACGGCACCATCGAACTCGCCCCGCATCAGCCGCACTTTCAATCGCTGCAATACAACGCGCTACAAGGCGATATCGAACGCTGGTTTGAGCCGATCGAACCTGCGATGGCAAACGGAGCCAGCCTTCGCACCATCCTCACGTTCTGCAACGGCTTCTTCAGCTCGTTGGCGTTCGGCATATCACAGTGGCATGTGGAAGTGCACCAATTCCGCATCGAAGCCAACACTGGCGAAGCTGGTGAACCTACACCAGAAGGCAGTCATCGGGACGGCGTGGATTTTGTTCTGGTGTTGCTGGTGGACCGGCACAACATCGCCAGCGGCACAACGTCCATCCATGCCCCGGATGGAAAACCCTTGGGCGATTTCACCTTGACGCGCCCGCTGGATTCGGCGTTGATCCACGATCCACGCGTGTTTCACGGGGTAACGGCGGTGACGCCGCTAGCTGCAGGCGAAGAGGCGCATCGGGATGTGCTGGTGGTGACATTTCGGGCGAAGCCGTAAGCCTTGAAGCGACGTGATTCCATGCTGGGAATAAAAAGATCCGGGTTCCGCTGACCCAGCCTTCGCGTCCGGCAGGTCACCCCAAATCACTAAAGATTTCGACAGCGCCGCCTCATGGCCAATGGTCTCCTACGTCTACCCACCGGGTCACCAAAGAGACAACACCATGAACCAGAAAACCTGTGCAGCCTGTGACTACCCCCTCGACGAAAATGCCATCCAGGTCAAGGTCGGTAACCGCACTGTGGAAGTGTGCTGTGAAGAATGCGCGCAGAAATTGCGTGAAGCCAGCAAGGAGCAGGCGCCATGAACAGCAAAGACTTTTTCAGTCATCAACACAAGGCCGAAACGCCGTCCGGCACGATCAACTATGTTGAATACGGCAAAGGTCCGGTCGCCCTGTTCGTACATGGCGTGCTGCTCAACAGCTATCTGTGGCGTCATCAACTCACGCAGCTCGGAGAAATTCGTCGCTGTATCGCCGTTGATCTGCTAGCCCATGGCGATACGGAGATCGCCGCCGGGCAGGATGTGTCGGTCACGGCCAATGCGCACATGCTGGCCCAATTCCTGGATGCATTGAAGATCGACAAAGTAGACCTTGTCGGCAATGACAGTGGAGGAGGCATCTGCCAGATCTTTGCGGCGCTTTACCCGGAACGAATTCGCAGCCTCACGCTGACCAATTGCGATACGCACGACAACTGGCCACCCGAACCGTTCAAGCCATTTGTTGCCATGGTCGCCGCAGGTGGCCTGCCGGATACCTTGAAAACCATGCTGGCCGACAAATCGGTTTATCGTTCGCCACAAGCACTGGGGCCAGCTTACGAGCACCCGGAAGCGGTTACCGACGACACCATCGAAACCTATCTTCGCCCCTTCCTGCGCTCACCCAAGCGGACTCACGATATCGAGCGCTTCGTCAATGCGTTCGACTGCCGTCATACCGTCCAGATCGAAGACCAGCTCAAGCGCCTGCAAGCCCCGACGTTGGTCGCCTGGGCGACGGACGATATTTATTTTGATGTGAAATGGTCGCACTGGTTGCAAAAGACCATACCGGGCACAAAGAAGCGTCTCGAATTCAATGCCGCGCGCATCTTCTTTCCGGAAGAGCGACCGGAAGATTTCAACAAGGAACTTAAAGCACATTGGACCGCCAGCGCAGCGGCCTGAAAGCCCAGTTTGGGTTACCCCGGACTTGATCCGGGGTAACCCAACATTTCGCGGTGTTTTGTTGGGTTAGGCAGAACTAACCCAAACTGCCCTCACCTTCACGGCGAGAAAGGGACAGCACTGCGAGCACGAGTGCCAACACCAGATAAGCACCGGCAAATTGCAGCGCAATCGCGCGCGAGGTCGGATCGAGTGCCCATGGCAGATACAGACTCCCACCCGGCACTACAGAGTGAATCACACCGAATAACGTCAAGACGCCGCCAAGCACTAAAATGCATGCTGAGCGCAACGGTTTTCCGTCAATCATCGCGACGACGAAACTGGCCCAGATCATCGATGTGATGATGAAGCCGTTCCCGAGCACATTGATCACCGCCAGCTCGGAAATACCTTGCGACGCGTCGTTGTAAAGCGCAATGAAATGTTCGTGCGGCACATAGTTGGGATCACCGAGTTTGATCACTACCATGTCCGCAATGGCGGGAAAAAAGCTGAAAACCACCGCTCCGGCATAACGCGTTGGTGTCGCCTCGAACGCCTGGGTGGTGATGCTGATGGCGACAAAGATCAGGATGGGGGCTAGCACCGCGAGTGGCAACATTTCCACCAGATTGGACAGATAGCCGAGCATGCCGCCAAGTCCGACCACGAGTCCCGTGATGAGCACATAGCCCGTGCGGGCGCCCATCGCGCGGTAAGCAGGCTGACCGATGTAGGGCGTGGTTTGCGCAACGCCACCACAGAAACCGGCAACCAGCGTTGCTAGCGCTTCCACCAGCAGAATATCGCGCGTGTTGTAGTCATCACCCGCGGCGCGTGCGCTTTCTGTGACGTTGATACCGCCGACCACCATCAGCAAGCCGAACGGCAGAATCAATGGCAGATACGGAATCGTAAGCGGCAGGCCATGCACCCACTGCAAGGTCGGCCACGGCAGAGCGAAACGCCACTGCCAGGCAGCCATGGCGTGATAGCCATGCCCCAACCAACCTATTCGGCCAAGTACTTCGTACAACAGCAAGCCAATCACGAACGCCACCAACACACCGGGCAGATTCCACGGCATGCGGCCGCGGGCCACCAAGGCATAGAGCACGACACCCAGCCCCGCAAAGCCCACCAACGGCACCTTCATAATTTCCAGCAACGGCAGAAAGCCCATCAATACCAGCGCGATGCCCGCGATAGACCCAAGCAAACCCGCGCGTGGTACATGCCGCTGCACCATCGGCCCGAAGAACGACAACACGGTTTTGAGAATACCCATCACCACCAGTGATGCCATGCCAAGTTGCCAGGTAGCTATCGCTGCAGCGTGTTCATCCATGCCGGCTTGCTTGTAGCTCAGGAAGGCCGGCCCAAGCACCAGCAACGCCATGCCGATGCTGGTCGGCGCATCGACGCCGAGCGGCATCGCCGTGGTATCAACGTTGCCTGTGCGCTTTGCGACGCGACGCGCCATGAAGAAATAAGCAAGGTTGCCCAGCAACACGCCAAGCGTAGTGCCAGGGAGCATGCGGGTGTAAATCAAATCGGCCGGGAAACCGAAAATGCCGATCAACGCCGTGGCGAGAAAGGCCATCACAGACAGGTTGTCTACCAACAGCCCGAGGAAACCGTTGAAGTCGCTGCTTACGAAGATCGGGGCTTTGCTTGGTGTGTTCACGCAAGTCTCTATGAGTTGTGCGAGATAACAATGATCGCTGCAACGCGTGGAATGACAGCAAGGCTAGACCTGACTTTCACACCTGATACGTGATGCGACAAACGGCAAATCAAAACGACACATCCGCGGGCTGCGTCACCCGCAACACCGACTGATCTCCGGTGCGCTGCTTCCACGCCGCGCGGATCGCCTCGATCTTGCTGCGGTTTTCAGGCGTATCGGGATAATCGATCACCAGCAACTTGGAATGCAGGCGTTCCGGCTGCGTCTCCTGCTTCCCCTGCCATTGCCCATATACGTCGATCACACTCAGGCCATCGGGAAAGCGCGGCGTGACCTCTTTGTCGAGGAAAGCGCGCCACTGGGATTCGCTGATGCCTTGGCTGGGCTGGTCGGCAGGTCCGAGACCGAAATACAGCCGGGTATCTACCCATCCCTGGGTTTGCCCAGGATGCGCCGTGTCGCCTTGCAAGGTCGCAGAAGCCGATGGCGAGGAAGTAGTCGCACAGGAAGCCAACTGCAAGGAAAGCAACGCTATGAGCAGCGCAAGACGGATCTTCATGAATTCCCCTGTGTCGATGAGCTGGATCTTTAATTTGGATGTCCAGACGGATAGACCGGGACATGGCTCCGAGTATTCACGACAGCACGCCCACCCTGCAAACCCATCGCAATATGTTGCGAAAGCACAATCCGTATGGAAGTCCTTGAAACGGTGCCCCCTTGCCGAAAAAGTCCCGCAGACCCAATTTATCCCAAGGTTTTCCATTGTGTTACTTGGAAAGTCCGACAAGGAATAAGGCCCCATCGCCAGTTCCAACTGGACAACGCCGTGTCAATACGATAAACAAAATGTGACATCGCAGCATGAGGGAGGAAGCCGCTTAGCCGTCTGTATGGCTAGCGCTTCGGGCGATGCCCTTGCAATAAGCATTCAAACAGGGCGCTGGCGACAGCCAAGGCTCACGATGTTTTTGGCAGACACTCTTTGGGGATAGATCAGGCATGCCTACATCCGCAGTTCGCCGTCACACCATTCTCTGGCTTGCGCTGGCCGCCGCCTTGGCCCTGGGCAGCACAAGTTCCGTCCATGCTGATGATCAGCAAGCACAAGCTACCGGCTCGACCGACACAACCGATAAAGCGCACAAAAGCACCACGCTATCGACCGTCAACGTCAACGCCCAGACGCTTGCGGGTGGCTTGATGGCCACGCAGGATCAGCCCAAGCAGGTATCGACGATTTCCGCACAGGCCATCGCGGAACAACCGATAACCGCCGACTACACCCAGATGATCAACAGTGCACCCGGCGTCAACTCCGCCTCTTACGACGGCTTTGGCTTGACCGACTCCAGTAGCTATACGATCCGCGGCTTCAACGCCAGCGAGATCGGCGTGACGCTCGATGGCGTGCCGGTGAATGATGCCGGCGACTACATCCCTTACGCCTCCGAATACGGCGAAGCGCGTAACTACGAATCGATCACCGTGTCGCCAGGCTCGGCCGATCTGGACATGCCTGATCTGGGCGCAGTCGGTGGTCACGTCAGCTTCATCACCAAGACGCCGACGCAGAATTTCAATATCTTCGCAGGACAAAGCTTCGGCAGCGATGACGCGCGGAGCACTTATATCCGCATCAACACCGGCGATACGGGTCCGGTGCGCAGCTGGATTTCGATATCGCAGAACTCTGATGACAAGTGGCGTGGCGGCGGCCAGGACGATATTCATCGTGTCCAGGCCAAGTCGGTATGGACCATCAACGATAGCAACAGCATTACCGCCAACTTCAACTACAACCACGAAGAAAACTATTTCTATCAGCCGTTGACCAAGGCTCAGGTGAACCAGTACGGCTATCACTACGATTACGGCACCACATGGGCGCCGACGCCCTCCGGCGGATTTACTGCCAGCCAGCTCTATAGCGATCCGGCGTTCTTCACGCAAAACAGCTACTACAAGCTATACCAGAATCCCTTCAAATCCTGGGTAGCAAGCCTGGATGGCGAGTTCAAGCTGAGCCAGAACCTGTCGCTCTCGGTTATCCCTTACTTCCAGTTCGGCGACGGCAACGGCAGCTTCGCCGGTTTCCTGCCGCTGCAGACAGGCGCCAATGGCCAGCCTCAAGTGCAGGCCAACCAGGCGGCCAGCGGTTCGTATTACGCAGTACTGGAGGCCTATCGGCCGATCACTTATCGCCCTGGCATCAATGCCAAGTTCACGCTGGATCTTGGCCTGGACAATACGCTTGACTGGGGTATCTGGTACGAACGTTCCCGCCAGCTTGAGTACATCGACGGGCAATATGTGGATCCGCAAACCGGCGAGCCGGATGCGATCTGGGGTGACCGCGACGTACTCACCTACAGCAACGGCCTTCCGTGGAAGAACTATCAGGAATACGACCTCACCACGGTGGAGAAAGCTTTCATCCAGGACACCTGGAATCCCAGCGATGCATGGACGATCAACGCCGGCTTTGCTTACTTACACACCGACCGCGAAAACCAGTTCGCGCTGTATCCTGGCAATCCTGATCCGGCCGATTGGACTTCGTACGAGAATACCGACGACCGCTATCACCGCTTCCTGCCTTCGCTGGGTGCATCGTGGAAGCCGGATGACAACAACCAGATTTACTACAGTATCACCCGCACCTTCCGTGCACCGCAGGATTCGTCCACCTACGGCAACTCCCTTCTGCACTTGCCCGCGCCGCTGCCGGAAAGTGCATGGTCCAACGAACTGGGCTGGCGCTTTACCGATGGCCCGTGGACTGTGCACACCGATGCCTATCTTGCCAACATGGGCAACCGCACCGCAGTCGGCCTCGATCCGGATACGTTCATCAACTACTACATCAATGCCGGGCCGGTACGCATGGCCGGCTTCGAGGCGGAAGGCAATCTGGACCTCGGTCACGGCGTAAGCCTGTACAGCTCCTACTCCTATACGCAGGCGCAGGTGAAAAACGATCTGTACTTGCCCGCTACCGCAGACACCGCGGCTGCGTCTTACAACACGGCCGGCAAACAGTTTCCCGGCACACCACGCAATATGGCGTACTTCGGCGCGCGTTACTCTGAAAATGGCCTGACGCTTAACCTAAACGGCAAGTTCACCGGCAGCGAATACGGCGACTTCCTTAACAGCGAGCGCGTCGCATCC from Dyella caseinilytica includes these protein-coding regions:
- a CDS encoding TonB-dependent receptor family protein translates to MPTSAVRRHTILWLALAAALALGSTSSVHADDQQAQATGSTDTTDKAHKSTTLSTVNVNAQTLAGGLMATQDQPKQVSTISAQAIAEQPITADYTQMINSAPGVNSASYDGFGLTDSSSYTIRGFNASEIGVTLDGVPVNDAGDYIPYASEYGEARNYESITVSPGSADLDMPDLGAVGGHVSFITKTPTQNFNIFAGQSFGSDDARSTYIRINTGDTGPVRSWISISQNSDDKWRGGGQDDIHRVQAKSVWTINDSNSITANFNYNHEENYFYQPLTKAQVNQYGYHYDYGTTWAPTPSGGFTASQLYSDPAFFTQNSYYKLYQNPFKSWVASLDGEFKLSQNLSLSVIPYFQFGDGNGSFAGFLPLQTGANGQPQVQANQAASGSYYAVLEAYRPITYRPGINAKFTLDLGLDNTLDWGIWYERSRQLEYIDGQYVDPQTGEPDAIWGDRDVLTYSNGLPWKNYQEYDLTTVEKAFIQDTWNPSDAWTINAGFAYLHTDRENQFALYPGNPDPADWTSYENTDDRYHRFLPSLGASWKPDDNNQIYYSITRTFRAPQDSSTYGNSLLHLPAPLPESAWSNELGWRFTDGPWTVHTDAYLANMGNRTAVGLDPDTFINYYINAGPVRMAGFEAEGNLDLGHGVSLYSSYSYTQAQVKNDLYLPATADTAAASYNTAGKQFPGTPRNMAYFGARYSENGLTLNLNGKFTGSEYGDFLNSERVASNFTVNGSASYELPDFSVLHKTTIALNLLNILNRHYLALPASPTIDAAESSPTYYVGAPRQWYLTISTTLF